From Agromyces sp. SYSU T00194, a single genomic window includes:
- a CDS encoding ABC transporter permease, which produces MTGTLQDQQADAAPVASAPLGAPRAGIRRRRGAAGREAARWAWGLAGVVLVAVVWELYKWLAPADGVVIGETRVLPRTTDLAMPHVWDMFARLGEPVTRAPGANVLWFEIALAALVTLGIAAAGWLVGVVVGIGLALVMQRWRLAEWGLLPWIVVSQTVPLIAFAPVVRSWGSRIEIGSFEWQDWMSVALIASYLAFFPIAVGALKGLQSPDRIHTELMTTYAAGYWQTLFRLRFPASVPYLLPALRLGAANAVIGAVVAEVSTGLQGGIGRLLIQFAGQASGDPAKAWAPIFGAIALGLVAAGSIALLGVILQNYRRVEVTA; this is translated from the coding sequence ATGACGGGAACCCTGCAGGACCAGCAGGCGGATGCCGCCCCGGTGGCCTCCGCCCCGCTCGGCGCGCCGCGTGCGGGCATCCGTCGCCGCCGCGGCGCCGCGGGGCGCGAGGCCGCGCGCTGGGCGTGGGGGCTCGCCGGCGTCGTGCTGGTCGCCGTCGTCTGGGAGCTGTACAAGTGGCTCGCACCGGCCGACGGCGTCGTGATCGGCGAGACGCGCGTGCTGCCGCGTACGACCGACCTGGCCATGCCGCACGTGTGGGACATGTTCGCCCGGCTCGGCGAGCCCGTGACCCGGGCGCCGGGCGCCAACGTGCTCTGGTTCGAGATCGCACTGGCCGCGCTCGTCACCCTCGGCATCGCCGCGGCGGGCTGGCTCGTCGGCGTGGTCGTCGGCATCGGCCTCGCGCTCGTGATGCAGCGCTGGCGGCTCGCCGAGTGGGGCCTGCTGCCGTGGATCGTCGTCAGCCAGACCGTGCCGCTCATCGCGTTCGCGCCGGTCGTGCGCAGCTGGGGCTCGCGCATCGAGATCGGCTCGTTCGAGTGGCAGGACTGGATGTCGGTCGCCCTCATCGCGAGCTACCTGGCGTTCTTCCCGATCGCCGTGGGCGCGCTGAAGGGCCTGCAGTCGCCCGACCGCATCCACACCGAGCTCATGACGACGTACGCCGCGGGCTACTGGCAGACCCTGTTCCGGCTGCGCTTCCCGGCATCCGTGCCCTACCTGCTGCCGGCCCTGCGCCTGGGCGCCGCGAACGCCGTGATCGGCGCGGTCGTCGCCGAGGTGTCGACGGGCCTGCAGGGCGGCATCGGCCGCCTCCTCATCCAGTTCGCCGGGCAGGCGTCGGGAGACCCCGCGAAGGCGTGGGCCCCGATCTTCGGCGCGATCGCCCTCGGCCTCGTCGCCGCGGGTTCCATCGCCCTGCTCGGCGTCATCCTGCAGAACTACCGCCGCGTGGAGGTCACCGCATGA
- a CDS encoding TIGR03842 family LLM class F420-dependent oxidoreductase, which translates to MDFGVVLQTNPPSSRVVQLSQLAEVHGFSTAWTFDSHLLWQEPYVIHSQILAETKRMKVGPFVTNPATRDWTVTASTFATLNEMYGNRTICGIGRGDSAVRVTNGKPVTMKELRESIHVIRELGNSREVEYKGSKIRFPWSVGSELEVWVAAYGPMALKLTGEVGDGFILQLADVDIAKWMIRTVREAAEAAGRDPDSITFCVAAPFYIGDDWEHMREQCRWFGGMVGNHVADIVAKYGTHGEVPEALTDYIAGRTGYDYNTHGKADNDHVDFVPDEIVDRFCLLGTAEDHIAKLEELKAIGVDHFAGYLQHDNKEETLRVYGETVIPALSDLVLAKE; encoded by the coding sequence ATGGACTTCGGAGTCGTCCTCCAGACCAACCCGCCCTCGTCGCGCGTGGTGCAGCTCTCGCAGCTCGCCGAGGTGCACGGCTTCAGCACGGCGTGGACCTTCGACTCGCACCTGCTCTGGCAGGAGCCGTACGTCATCCACTCGCAGATTCTCGCCGAGACGAAGCGCATGAAGGTCGGCCCGTTCGTGACGAACCCGGCGACCCGCGACTGGACCGTGACCGCGTCGACGTTCGCGACGCTCAACGAGATGTACGGCAACCGCACGATCTGCGGCATCGGCCGCGGCGACTCGGCGGTGCGCGTGACCAACGGCAAGCCCGTCACGATGAAGGAGCTGCGCGAGTCGATCCACGTGATCCGCGAGCTCGGCAACTCGCGCGAGGTCGAGTACAAGGGCTCGAAGATCCGATTCCCATGGTCGGTGGGCTCCGAGCTCGAGGTGTGGGTCGCCGCCTACGGGCCGATGGCCCTGAAGCTCACGGGCGAGGTGGGCGACGGGTTCATCCTGCAGCTCGCCGACGTCGACATCGCGAAGTGGATGATCCGCACCGTGCGCGAGGCCGCAGAGGCGGCCGGGCGCGACCCCGACAGCATCACCTTCTGCGTCGCGGCCCCGTTCTACATCGGCGACGACTGGGAGCACATGCGCGAGCAGTGCCGCTGGTTCGGCGGCATGGTCGGCAACCACGTGGCCGACATCGTCGCCAAGTACGGCACGCACGGCGAGGTGCCCGAGGCGCTGACCGACTACATCGCGGGGCGCACCGGCTACGACTACAACACGCACGGCAAGGCCGACAACGACCACGTCGACTTCGTGCCCGACGAGATCGTCGACCGGTTCTGCCTCCTCGGCACGGCCGAGGACCACATCGCCAAGCTCGAGGAGCTGAAGGCCATCGGCGTCGACCACTTCGCCGGGTACCTCCAGCACGACAACAAGGAGGAGACGCTGCGGGTCTACGGCGAGACCGTGATCCCCGCGCTCTCCGACCTCGTCCTGGCCAAGGAATGA
- the hydA gene encoding dihydropyrimidinase: MATTLITGGTVVSATGRAPADVLVDGERIVAVLEPGSELLGTDLKSGVDTVIDATGKYVIPGGIDAHTHMELPFGGTAAIDTFETGTRAAAHGGTTSIVDFAVQRYGERVQDGLDAWHAKAAGECAIDYGFHQIIGGVDADAIAAMKTLPDQGVTSFKLFMAYPGVFYSDDAQILKAMQVSRDTGMLTMMHAENGPAIDVLAEQLIEEGKTDPYYHGIARAWQMEEEATHRAIMLANLTGAPLYVVHVSAKQAVEQLAWARDKGQNVFGETCPQYLYLSLEEQLGASSDEWGAFEGAKWVCSTPLRSREEGHQDAMWQALRTNDLQMVSTDHCPFCMKDQKELGLGDFRKIPNGIGSIEHRMDLMYQGVVTGEITLERWVELTSTTPARMFGMYGQKGVIQPGADADIVVYDPNGHTSIGLGKTHHMAMDHSAWEGYEIDGHVDTVLSRGRVIVDDNAYLGAKGDGRFIKRGLSQYLV, from the coding sequence ATGGCAACCACCCTCATCACCGGCGGCACCGTCGTCAGCGCGACCGGCCGGGCACCGGCCGACGTGCTCGTCGACGGCGAGCGCATCGTCGCCGTGCTCGAGCCCGGCAGCGAGCTGCTCGGCACCGACCTGAAGTCGGGCGTCGACACCGTGATCGACGCGACCGGCAAGTACGTCATCCCGGGCGGCATCGACGCCCACACGCACATGGAGCTGCCCTTCGGCGGCACCGCCGCGATCGACACGTTCGAGACGGGCACCCGCGCGGCCGCGCACGGCGGCACGACCTCGATCGTCGACTTCGCCGTGCAGCGCTACGGCGAGCGCGTGCAGGACGGCCTCGACGCGTGGCACGCCAAGGCCGCCGGGGAGTGCGCCATCGACTACGGCTTCCACCAGATCATCGGCGGCGTCGACGCCGACGCGATCGCGGCCATGAAGACGCTGCCCGACCAGGGCGTGACGAGCTTCAAGCTGTTCATGGCCTACCCGGGCGTCTTCTACTCCGACGACGCGCAGATCCTGAAGGCCATGCAGGTCAGCCGCGACACCGGCATGCTCACGATGATGCACGCCGAGAACGGCCCCGCCATCGACGTGCTCGCCGAGCAGCTGATCGAGGAGGGCAAGACCGACCCGTACTACCACGGCATCGCCCGCGCCTGGCAGATGGAGGAGGAGGCGACGCACCGCGCGATCATGCTCGCGAACCTCACCGGTGCGCCGCTGTACGTCGTGCACGTCTCCGCCAAGCAGGCCGTCGAGCAGCTCGCCTGGGCGCGCGACAAGGGCCAGAACGTCTTCGGCGAGACCTGCCCGCAGTACCTCTACCTCTCGCTCGAGGAGCAGCTCGGCGCCTCGAGCGACGAGTGGGGTGCATTCGAGGGCGCCAAGTGGGTGTGCTCCACGCCGCTGCGCTCGCGCGAGGAGGGCCACCAGGACGCCATGTGGCAGGCGCTGCGCACGAACGACCTGCAGATGGTCTCGACCGACCACTGCCCGTTCTGCATGAAGGACCAGAAGGAGCTCGGCCTCGGCGACTTCCGCAAGATCCCGAACGGCATCGGCTCGATCGAGCACCGCATGGACCTCATGTACCAGGGCGTCGTGACCGGCGAGATCACGCTCGAGCGCTGGGTCGAGCTCACGAGCACGACCCCGGCCCGCATGTTCGGCATGTACGGCCAGAAGGGCGTCATCCAGCCCGGCGCCGACGCCGACATCGTGGTCTACGACCCGAACGGGCACACCTCGATCGGCCTCGGCAAGACGCACCACATGGCGATGGACCACTCCGCCTGGGAGGGCTACGAGATCGACGGCCACGTCGACACGGTGCTCTCGCGCGGCAGGGTCATCGTTGACGACAACGCGTACCTCGGCGCCAAGGGCGACGGCCGCTTCATCAAGCGGGGACTCAGCCAGTACCTCGTCTAG
- a CDS encoding nitrilase-related carbon-nitrogen hydrolase — translation MTIVRAAITQTTWTGDKDSMLDKHEQFARDAKEQGAQVICFQELFYGPYFGITEDVKYYDFAEPADGPIVQRFAALAAELGMVMVLPIYEEEQPGVYYNTAVVVDNDGTILGKYRKHHIPNLDKFWEKFYFRPGNLGYPVFQTAVGPIGVYICYDRHFPEGWRELGLNGAQIVFNPNATKPGLSNRLWEIEQPAAAAANGYFVAAPNRVGREDNEYGDLAVDFYGSSQFCDPQGNIVGEYGSQHDEEIVVRDLDMDMIRQVRNAWQFYRDRRPESYTSIPKP, via the coding sequence ATGACGATCGTTCGAGCGGCGATCACGCAGACGACGTGGACCGGCGACAAGGACTCGATGCTCGACAAGCACGAGCAGTTCGCGCGGGACGCCAAGGAGCAGGGCGCCCAGGTGATCTGCTTCCAGGAGCTGTTCTACGGCCCCTACTTCGGCATCACCGAGGACGTGAAGTACTACGACTTCGCCGAGCCGGCCGACGGCCCCATCGTGCAGCGCTTCGCGGCGCTCGCGGCCGAGCTCGGCATGGTGATGGTGCTCCCGATCTACGAGGAGGAGCAGCCCGGGGTGTACTACAACACCGCGGTGGTCGTCGACAACGACGGCACCATCCTCGGCAAGTACCGCAAGCACCACATCCCGAACCTCGACAAGTTCTGGGAGAAGTTCTACTTCCGCCCCGGCAACCTCGGCTACCCGGTCTTCCAGACCGCGGTCGGGCCGATCGGCGTGTACATCTGCTACGACCGGCACTTCCCCGAGGGCTGGCGCGAGCTGGGCCTGAACGGCGCGCAGATCGTGTTCAACCCGAACGCGACCAAGCCCGGCCTGTCGAACCGGCTCTGGGAGATCGAGCAGCCCGCCGCGGCCGCCGCCAACGGGTACTTCGTCGCCGCGCCCAACCGCGTCGGCCGCGAGGACAACGAGTACGGCGACCTCGCCGTCGACTTCTACGGGTCGAGCCAGTTCTGCGACCCGCAGGGCAACATCGTCGGCGAGTACGGCTCGCAGCACGACGAGGAGATCGTCGTGCGCGACCTCGACATGGACATGATCCGCCAGGTGCGCAACGCCTGGCAGTTCTACCGCGACCGGCGACCGGAGTCGTACACGTCGATCCCGAAGCCCTGA
- a CDS encoding PLP-dependent aminotransferase family protein, with translation MSSIRVGGEAVRGATDAGSAAPALDTATGGADAASLAAPASGTSAAGSSAAVSGPASDLGALFPGLSVAPEFPDRTPRAIAGVLARLINDGDLAAGIRLPTVRELGTALGVSPATISQSWQALARAGLIESRGRAGSFVRDTAPTWLAPRMRGMAAPDDPVRLDLSRGTPDPLLLPPLGPALSRVSARAETGSYQQEPVIPELAAVLADSWPAQAETIMVVDGALDAISRTLEQVVRLGDRVVVEHPGFPPFLDLIELLGAEPVPVRMDGSGMVPESLAAALLRRPAAVLLQPRAQNPTGASMTPARAGALAGVIRSAHDVDDLLVVEDDHSGLISTEGDVTLGTWLPERVVHVRSFSKSHGPDLRIAALGGPRHLVDRVIARRMIGPGWTSRMLQGILLDLLTDGASIDAVAEARRQYYTRQRALGDALRSRGVEVAHADGINLWVPVVSERSALVQLAAGGIRVAAGTPFLAAGADASGPGGALAGSPGRSGGSASRTGGSPSRRPRDFVRVTVGVVREGIDDVADALATAAHHHAAGGY, from the coding sequence GTGTCGAGTATTCGTGTGGGCGGTGAGGCGGTGCGAGGGGCGACGGATGCCGGTTCTGCGGCGCCTGCCCTCGACACGGCGACGGGCGGGGCGGATGCCGCTTCGCTCGCGGCGCCCGCATCCGGTACGTCGGCGGCCGGATCGTCGGCGGCCGTCTCTGGGCCCGCGTCCGACCTCGGCGCGCTGTTCCCCGGGCTGTCCGTCGCGCCCGAGTTCCCCGACCGCACGCCCCGCGCCATCGCCGGCGTGCTCGCGCGCCTGATCAACGACGGCGACCTCGCAGCGGGCATCCGCCTGCCCACCGTGCGCGAGCTCGGCACCGCGCTCGGCGTGAGCCCGGCGACCATCAGCCAGTCGTGGCAGGCGCTCGCGCGCGCCGGCCTCATCGAGTCGCGGGGCCGCGCGGGCTCGTTCGTGCGCGACACGGCCCCCACCTGGCTCGCCCCCCGCATGCGCGGCATGGCCGCTCCCGACGACCCCGTGCGCCTCGACCTCTCGCGCGGCACGCCCGACCCGCTGCTGCTGCCGCCCCTCGGGCCCGCGCTGTCGCGCGTCTCCGCGCGCGCCGAGACCGGCAGCTACCAGCAGGAGCCGGTGATCCCCGAGCTCGCCGCGGTGCTCGCCGACTCGTGGCCCGCGCAGGCCGAGACGATCATGGTGGTCGACGGCGCGCTCGACGCGATCAGCCGCACCCTCGAGCAGGTGGTGCGCCTGGGCGACCGCGTCGTGGTGGAGCATCCGGGCTTCCCGCCCTTCCTCGACCTGATCGAACTGCTCGGCGCCGAGCCCGTGCCGGTGCGCATGGACGGCTCCGGCATGGTGCCCGAGTCGCTCGCCGCCGCGCTGTTGCGCCGCCCCGCCGCCGTGCTGCTGCAGCCGCGGGCGCAGAACCCGACCGGCGCGTCGATGACGCCTGCTCGGGCCGGGGCGCTGGCGGGGGTCATCCGCTCCGCTCACGACGTGGACGACCTGCTCGTCGTCGAAGACGACCACTCGGGCCTCATCTCGACCGAGGGCGATGTGACGCTGGGCACCTGGCTGCCCGAGCGCGTCGTGCACGTGCGCAGCTTCTCGAAGTCGCACGGGCCCGACCTGCGCATCGCCGCCCTCGGCGGGCCGCGCCACCTCGTCGACCGGGTCATCGCGCGCCGCATGATCGGCCCCGGCTGGACCTCGCGCATGCTCCAGGGGATCCTGCTCGACCTGCTCACCGACGGCGCCTCGATCGACGCCGTCGCCGAGGCCCGCCGCCAGTACTACACGCGCCAGCGCGCGCTGGGCGATGCGCTCCGTTCGCGGGGGGTCGAGGTCGCGCACGCCGACGGCATCAACCTGTGGGTGCCCGTGGTGAGCGAGCGGTCGGCCCTGGTGCAGCTGGCGGCCGGGGGCATCCGCGTGGCGGCGGGCACGCCCTTCCTGGCGGCGGGGGCGGATGCCTCGGGGCCGGGCGGGGCGCTTGCGGGGTCACCCGGGCGGTCGGGCGGGTCTGCATCGCGGACCGGGGGGTCGCCGTCGCGGCGCCCGCGCGACTTCGTGCGCGTCACCGTCGGCGTCGTGCGCGAGGGCATCGACGACGTGGCCGACGCGCTCGCGACCGCGGCCCACCACCACGCGGCCGGCGGCTACTGA
- a CDS encoding HNH endonuclease signature motif containing protein — translation MEAPVAALSRDLDALRDAWSGGVSAFGGATASDAGAATARGGAAASSGAAADHGSDAFGETDPSAGFDALSDDGLVRVTDALSQARRDIEALLAQASAEVARRSRRELGAEGLAKQRGFHNPARLIASATGGSTGDASKLIAVGTATADRTSFVGERLPARHPHVAVALRAGTISVDAAAAITGMLERVRLRSDRAQAEQAESVLAVNASTLTLEQLHRAVKHAEAWLDPDGVAPRNEELREERSLTIREERGGMVVLRARLDPVTAAPVKAAIDAFTTDALRSGEPDGSRGATAGADATERRAPGAPRSPGATVGGIDPLSGTVTSGVAAAQRTIPQLQADALAALARHVIGCSEASAPLARTTVVVRVDLADLQAGTGVATIDGIDQPIPAGAVRRMAADAEVIPAVMGGDSVPLDLGRAARLFTREQRLALAERDCGCASCGQNVTWAEAHHIRWWERDAGPTDLDNGVMLCSFCHHSVHREGWGVSVRDGTVWFVPPPHVDAARRPRLGGRARFEVPARVA, via the coding sequence ATGGAAGCCCCCGTCGCAGCGCTGTCGAGAGACCTCGATGCGCTTCGCGACGCCTGGAGCGGCGGAGTGTCGGCGTTCGGCGGTGCCACGGCATCCGACGCGGGCGCTGCCACCGCACGCGGCGGAGCCGCCGCAAGCAGCGGAGCCGCAGCCGACCACGGGAGCGATGCGTTCGGCGAGACCGACCCCTCCGCGGGTTTCGATGCGCTGAGCGACGACGGGCTCGTGCGCGTGACGGACGCGCTGTCGCAGGCCCGGCGCGACATCGAGGCGTTGCTCGCGCAGGCGTCGGCGGAGGTCGCCCGGCGATCACGGCGCGAGCTCGGCGCCGAGGGGCTCGCGAAGCAGCGCGGCTTCCACAACCCGGCCCGGCTCATCGCCTCGGCGACGGGCGGCAGCACCGGCGACGCGTCGAAGCTCATCGCCGTCGGCACGGCCACCGCCGACCGCACCTCGTTCGTGGGCGAGCGGCTGCCGGCGCGGCATCCGCATGTCGCAGTGGCCCTGCGGGCAGGCACCATCAGTGTCGATGCCGCCGCGGCGATCACGGGCATGCTGGAGCGCGTGCGGTTGCGGTCCGACCGGGCGCAGGCCGAACAGGCCGAGTCGGTGCTCGCCGTCAACGCCTCGACGCTCACCCTCGAGCAGCTGCACCGCGCCGTGAAGCACGCCGAGGCCTGGCTCGACCCCGACGGCGTCGCGCCGCGAAACGAGGAGCTGCGCGAGGAGCGGTCGCTCACGATCCGCGAGGAGCGCGGCGGCATGGTCGTGCTGCGGGCGCGGCTCGACCCCGTCACCGCCGCACCGGTGAAGGCCGCGATCGACGCGTTCACGACCGACGCGCTGCGCTCGGGCGAACCCGACGGTTCGCGAGGCGCGACGGCGGGAGCGGATGCCACCGAGCGCCGGGCACCCGGCGCACCTCGCTCGCCCGGAGCGACCGTCGGCGGCATCGATCCCCTGAGCGGCACGGTCACGAGCGGGGTCGCCGCGGCGCAGCGCACCATCCCGCAACTCCAGGCCGACGCGCTCGCGGCGCTGGCACGACACGTGATCGGATGCTCCGAGGCATCCGCCCCACTCGCCCGCACCACCGTCGTGGTGCGCGTCGACCTCGCCGACCTGCAGGCGGGCACCGGTGTCGCGACGATCGACGGCATCGACCAGCCGATCCCGGCCGGTGCCGTGCGGCGCATGGCCGCCGATGCGGAGGTGATCCCGGCCGTGATGGGCGGCGACAGCGTGCCGCTCGACCTCGGACGCGCGGCGCGACTGTTCACGCGCGAGCAGCGCCTCGCACTCGCCGAGCGCGACTGCGGCTGCGCCTCGTGCGGCCAGAACGTCACCTGGGCGGAGGCCCACCACATCCGCTGGTGGGAACGCGACGCCGGCCCGACCGACCTCGACAACGGCGTGATGCTGTGCAGCTTCTGCCACCACTCGGTGCACCGGGAAGGGTGGGGCGTCTCGGTGCGCGACGGCACGGTGTGGTTCGTGCCGCCGCCGCACGTCGACGCGGCGCGACGACCGCGGCTCGGCGGCCGCGCGCGATTCGAGGTGCCCGCGCGCGTCGCGTGA
- the cofD gene encoding 2-phospho-L-lactate transferase, giving the protein MRITVLAGGVGGARFTRGLREECIRRWPDGEGGTTAEIDVVVNTGDDLWLAGLRLMPDFDSLLYALAGVNDEIRGWGRAGETERVSDELAAWGAGWPWFTLGDLDLGTHIARTSWLRDGQTPTQVAERLQRRWRLGARLHPVTDQEIDTQVLVDDPEAPAGTREMHFQEWWTRHRATMRARSFRQLDIEVASPAPGVLERIADADLVMFAPSNPVVSIGPILGVPGVRDAVVAASAPVVGVSPIIAGSVVRGMADACLTAIGVATDAAAVARHYGARSHGGVLDAWLVDETDASSTPSLVSAGIRTAAVPLWMRDPDTSAKLAGDAIDLALG; this is encoded by the coding sequence ATGCGGATCACGGTGCTCGCCGGAGGAGTCGGGGGCGCGAGGTTCACGCGCGGGCTGCGCGAGGAATGCATCCGCCGCTGGCCCGACGGGGAGGGCGGCACGACCGCCGAGATCGACGTCGTCGTGAACACGGGCGACGACCTCTGGCTCGCGGGCCTGCGGCTCATGCCCGACTTCGACTCGCTGCTCTACGCGCTCGCGGGCGTGAACGACGAGATCCGCGGCTGGGGCCGCGCGGGCGAGACCGAGCGCGTGAGCGACGAACTCGCCGCGTGGGGCGCCGGATGGCCGTGGTTCACGCTCGGCGACCTCGACCTGGGCACCCACATCGCGCGCACCTCCTGGCTCCGCGACGGACAGACCCCCACGCAGGTCGCCGAACGCCTGCAGCGGCGGTGGCGCCTCGGCGCGCGCCTGCACCCGGTCACCGACCAGGAGATCGACACGCAGGTGCTGGTCGACGACCCCGAGGCGCCCGCGGGCACCCGCGAGATGCACTTCCAGGAGTGGTGGACGCGTCACCGCGCCACCATGCGCGCGCGCTCGTTCCGGCAGCTCGACATCGAGGTCGCGAGCCCGGCGCCCGGCGTGCTCGAGCGCATCGCCGACGCCGATCTGGTGATGTTCGCGCCGTCGAACCCCGTCGTCTCGATCGGCCCGATCCTCGGCGTGCCGGGCGTGCGCGACGCGGTCGTCGCGGCATCCGCCCCCGTCGTCGGCGTCTCGCCGATCATCGCGGGCTCCGTCGTGCGCGGCATGGCCGACGCGTGCCTCACCGCCATCGGGGTGGCGACGGATGCCGCAGCCGTGGCCCGGCACTACGGCGCGCGGTCGCACGGCGGCGTGCTCGATGCGTGGCTGGTCGACGAGACGGATGCCTCGAGCACGCCGTCGCTCGTCTCGGCCGGCATCCGCACCGCCGCGGTGCCGCTCTGGATGCGCGACCCCGACACGTCGGCGAAGCTCGCCGGCGATGCCATCGACCTCGCCCTGGGCTGA
- a CDS encoding putative F420-0 ABC transporter substrate-binding protein, with amino-acid sequence MPAARPRSRRALRAASAALPLAALLAGCAGADAPAETAAPDAASGYPLTVDNCGTEVTFESAPEHVVTIKSSTYELMLALGLGDRIAGVAFTDGPVPEAYSGLADQIPVLSDKVPSQEVTLAAEPDLVFAGWESNFSADGAGERDTLEQLGVHTYVAPAACKEEGYMPDPLTFDEVFAEFAEAGAIFGVPAAAEGLIAGQQAALDAIVPNDEGLTALWYSSGSDTPYVGAGIGAPQMIMDAAGLTNIAADVHDTWTSMGWEAIVDAEPDVIVLVDAAWNTAASKIELLEQNPATAALPAVQEQRYVVVDFPATEAGVRNVSAVESIVAQLEELGSR; translated from the coding sequence ATGCCCGCTGCACGCCCCCGTTCCCGCCGCGCCCTGCGCGCGGCATCCGCCGCCCTGCCCCTCGCCGCGCTGCTCGCCGGCTGCGCGGGCGCCGACGCCCCCGCCGAGACCGCGGCGCCCGACGCCGCCTCCGGCTACCCGCTCACCGTCGACAACTGCGGCACCGAGGTGACCTTCGAGTCCGCGCCCGAGCACGTGGTGACGATCAAGTCGTCGACCTACGAACTGATGCTCGCGCTCGGCCTCGGCGACCGCATCGCCGGCGTCGCGTTCACCGACGGACCCGTGCCCGAGGCGTACTCGGGGCTGGCCGACCAGATCCCGGTGCTCTCCGACAAGGTGCCCTCCCAGGAGGTGACGCTGGCCGCCGAGCCCGACCTCGTCTTCGCCGGCTGGGAGTCGAACTTCTCCGCCGACGGCGCCGGCGAGCGCGACACGCTCGAGCAGCTCGGCGTGCACACCTACGTGGCCCCGGCGGCGTGCAAGGAGGAGGGTTACATGCCCGACCCGCTCACGTTCGACGAGGTGTTCGCCGAGTTCGCCGAGGCCGGCGCGATCTTCGGCGTGCCGGCGGCGGCGGAGGGCCTGATCGCGGGCCAGCAGGCCGCGCTCGACGCGATCGTGCCGAACGACGAGGGCCTCACGGCGCTCTGGTACAGCTCGGGCAGCGACACCCCCTACGTCGGTGCGGGCATCGGCGCGCCGCAGATGATCATGGACGCCGCGGGGCTGACGAACATCGCGGCCGACGTGCACGACACCTGGACCTCGATGGGCTGGGAGGCGATCGTCGACGCCGAGCCCGACGTGATCGTGCTGGTCGACGCCGCCTGGAACACCGCGGCGTCGAAGATCGAGCTGCTCGAGCAGAACCCGGCCACGGCCGCGCTGCCCGCGGTGCAGGAGCAGCGGTACGTCGTCGTCGACTTCCCCGCGACCGAGGCCGGGGTGCGCAACGTCAGCGCGGTCGAGTCGATCGTCGCGCAGCTGGAGGAGCTCGGGTCCAGATGA
- a CDS encoding putative F420-0 ABC transporter permease subunit, with amino-acid sequence MTQRTDASERAGARAEPSARATAGAAPVHGDAAGPGRRDGEGRAASAAPASTAPSGAARTTAAPATPRTRGIRTAGWALLLGVALVASVVVAVTIGPADLSPADVGASILAHLGIGDPTLSPLRDGIVWELRMPRVLTAAAVGAGLALCGAVMQALTRNPLADPYLLGLSSGASVGAVIVIVLGVGLLLPVAAFAGALLALVATLGLASAAGTLTPTRTVLAGLAVSSVFGAITSLVIFWSATGDSYREILNWLLGSLAGTDWTSVAIAGIAVVVIGLPLIASARTLDAFAFGDTAAAALGVHVGRSRALLLAGTALLTGALVAVSGSIGFVGLILPHAVRLLVGSRHRALLPLSALAGALFLVWADTGARTLFDPRELPVGILTALIGGPVFALIMLRNRRIS; translated from the coding sequence ATGACGCAGCGAACGGATGCCTCGGAGCGCGCGGGCGCGCGCGCCGAGCCGTCCGCGCGCGCGACGGCGGGCGCCGCGCCCGTGCACGGCGATGCTGCGGGGCCCGGGAGGCGCGACGGCGAGGGCCGGGCCGCGAGCGCAGCTCCGGCGAGCACTGCCCCGTCGGGCGCCGCTCGAACGACCGCTGCTCCGGCGACGCCGCGCACCCGTGGCATCCGCACGGCCGGCTGGGCCCTGCTGCTCGGCGTCGCGCTCGTGGCATCCGTCGTCGTGGCCGTCACCATCGGACCGGCCGACCTCAGCCCCGCCGACGTCGGCGCGAGCATCCTCGCCCACCTCGGCATCGGCGACCCGACCCTGTCGCCGTTGCGCGACGGCATCGTCTGGGAGCTGCGCATGCCCCGGGTGCTCACCGCCGCCGCGGTCGGCGCGGGCCTCGCCCTGTGCGGCGCGGTGATGCAGGCGCTCACGCGCAACCCGCTCGCCGACCCGTACCTGCTCGGCCTCTCGTCGGGCGCATCGGTCGGCGCGGTGATCGTGATCGTGCTGGGCGTCGGCCTGCTGCTGCCGGTGGCCGCGTTCGCAGGCGCGCTGCTCGCGCTCGTCGCGACCCTCGGGCTGGCGAGCGCCGCGGGCACCCTGACCCCGACCCGCACGGTGCTCGCCGGGCTCGCGGTGTCGAGCGTGTTCGGCGCGATCACGAGCCTCGTCATCTTCTGGAGCGCGACCGGCGACAGCTACCGCGAGATCCTCAACTGGCTGCTCGGCTCGCTCGCCGGCACCGACTGGACCTCGGTCGCGATCGCCGGCATCGCGGTCGTCGTGATCGGCCTGCCGCTCATCGCCAGCGCGCGCACGCTCGACGCGTTCGCGTTCGGCGACACCGCCGCCGCGGCGCTGGGCGTGCACGTCGGACGCAGCCGGGCGCTGCTGCTGGCCGGCACCGCGCTGCTCACGGGCGCGCTCGTCGCGGTGTCGGGGTCGATCGGGTTCGTCGGACTGATCCTGCCGCACGCGGTGCGCCTGCTCGTCGGCTCGCGGCACCGCGCCCTGCTGCCGCTCTCCGCGCTGGCCGGCGCCCTGTTCCTGGTCTGGGCCGACACCGGCGCGCGCACGCTCTTCGACCCGCGCGAGCTGCCCGTCGGCATCCTCACCGCGCTCATCGGCGGACCGGTGTTCGCGCTCATCATGCTCCGCAACCGGAGGATCTCATGA